A single genomic interval of Noviherbaspirillum cavernae harbors:
- a CDS encoding substrate-binding domain-containing protein, whose translation MQHASNRSILSRLFAVAVALLLCTSSAFAQQVLRLSTTTSTENSGLLTFLLPEFEAQSKLKVQVISVGTGKALELAKNGDVDVTLVHARPSEDKFVAEGHGVNRRDVMYNDFIIVGPASDPAGIKGMKSALDAMKKIVDAKARFISRGDNSGTDQMEQAYWKEIGAKPTGSAYVSAGLGMGEVLTMAAELQAYTLTDRATYIAYRAKTGLAIAIEGDPKMFNPYGIIAVSPAKYKDINYKGAMQLIEWLTSDAGQKKIAAFKVDGQQLFFPSAGGVPR comes from the coding sequence ATGCAACACGCAAGTAACCGAAGCATTTTGTCCCGCCTTTTTGCCGTAGCCGTCGCCCTGCTGCTGTGTACCTCGTCCGCCTTCGCGCAACAGGTGCTGCGCCTGTCCACCACCACCAGCACCGAGAACTCCGGCCTGCTGACCTTTCTCCTGCCGGAATTCGAGGCGCAATCAAAACTGAAAGTGCAGGTCATCTCTGTCGGTACCGGCAAGGCGCTCGAACTGGCGAAGAATGGCGACGTCGATGTGACACTGGTGCACGCCCGTCCGTCCGAGGACAAGTTCGTGGCCGAAGGCCACGGCGTGAACCGGCGCGACGTGATGTACAACGACTTCATCATCGTCGGCCCGGCCAGCGATCCGGCCGGCATCAAGGGCATGAAGAGCGCGCTGGATGCCATGAAGAAGATCGTCGATGCGAAGGCGCGCTTCATCTCGCGCGGCGACAATTCCGGCACCGACCAGATGGAGCAGGCGTACTGGAAGGAAATCGGCGCCAAGCCGACCGGCAGCGCCTATGTCTCGGCCGGCCTCGGCATGGGGGAAGTGTTGACGATGGCGGCGGAACTGCAGGCCTACACGCTGACCGACCGCGCCACCTATATCGCCTACCGCGCCAAGACCGGACTGGCGATTGCGATCGAGGGCGACCCGAAGATGTTCAATCCCTACGGCATCATCGCGGTCAGCCCGGCCAAGTACAAGGACATCAACTACAAGGGCGCGATGCAGCTGATTGAGTGGCTCACCTCGGACGCGGGCCAGAAGAAGATCGCCGCGTTCAAGGTCGATGGCCAGCAGCTGTTCTTTCCCTCAGCCGGCGGCGTGCCGCGCTGA
- a CDS encoding methyltransferase family protein codes for MVSFRRASTTVNPVSPGAATSLVSAGIYAFTRNPMYLGFLLGLSGWAVYLSNAAAFLALPFFVLYLNRFQIAPEERALQTLFGGEFSAYRGRVRRWI; via the coding sequence GTGGTGTCATTCAGGCGGGCCAGCACGACCGTCAATCCCGTCAGTCCGGGCGCGGCAACGTCGCTGGTCAGCGCAGGCATCTACGCCTTCACGCGCAATCCGATGTATCTCGGCTTCCTGCTCGGGCTGTCAGGCTGGGCCGTGTACCTGTCGAACGCGGCCGCATTTCTCGCATTGCCCTTCTTCGTGCTTTACCTCAACAGGTTTCAGATCGCACCGGAAGAACGCGCGCTGCAGACGTTGTTCGGTGGCGAATTTTCTGCGTACAGGGGCAGGGTGCGCCGCTGGATATGA
- a CDS encoding formate dehydrogenase subunit alpha codes for MLLTRKGQSGQRSPNRFSSSLTDTLSRALPTMDRRTFLKRSGIGVGAGIAATQLSLIRKAGAADEGKAPGTGKIEVRRTVCTHCSVGCAVDAIVENGVWVRQEPVFDSPINLGAHCAKGAALREHGHGEYRLKYPMKLVNGKYQRISWDQALNEISAKLIDIKKTSGPDAVFFIGSSKHNNEQSALLRKFVSFYGTNNTDHQARICHSTTVAGVANTWGYGAMTNSYNDMQNSKAAMYIGSNAAEAHPVSMLHMLHAKETGTKMIVVDPRYTRTAAKADQYVRIRSGSDIPFLYGMLYHIFKNGWEDKQYINDRVFGMDKVREEVMKWTPDKVEEACGVPEAEVLKVTETMAKNKPSTVVWCMGQTQHTIGNAMVRASCILQLALGNVGVSGGGTNIFRGHDNVQGATDVGPNPDSLPGYYGLATGSWKHWAAVWGVDYEWIKKQYVSQAMMEKSGTTVSRWVDAVLEKNDLIDQDSNVKGVLFWGHAPNSQTRGLDMKKAMDKLDLLVVIDPYPSATAAMAAMKVDNQELNPNRAVYLLPAATQFETSGSVTASNRSLQWREKVIEPLFESRTDQMIMYQFAEKLGFGKELVAKIKLVPGKGGMMEPEPEDMLREINRGSWTIGYTGQSPERLKAHMKNMQMFDVKTLRCKSGKDAETGYDLTGDYFGLPWPCYGTPELKHPGTHVLYNTHQHVMDGGGNFRANFGVERDGVNLLAEDGSHSLGSDITTGYPEFDHILLKKLGWWNDLTDAEKKAAEGKNWKTDLSGGIQRVCLKVHGVHPFGNAKARALVWNFPDPVPLHREPLYGTRPDLVAKYPTHDDKTAFWRLPTLYKSVQQKNVEAKLYEKFPIILTSGRLVEYEGGGEETRSNPWLAELQQDNFVEINPKAASDRGIRDGEYVIVSTPTGARLKVKALVTPRVGPDTAFIPFHFSGWWQGKDMLESYPAGAYPIVRGEAVNTATTYGYDSVTMMQETKTTICNIERFTA; via the coding sequence ATGCTGTTGACTCGCAAGGGCCAGTCAGGCCAGCGCTCGCCCAATCGCTTCTCTTCCAGCTTGACCGATACGCTGTCGCGCGCATTGCCGACGATGGATCGCCGGACTTTCCTGAAACGTTCCGGCATCGGGGTCGGCGCGGGCATCGCCGCGACCCAGCTGTCGCTGATCCGCAAGGCCGGTGCGGCCGATGAAGGCAAGGCGCCCGGCACGGGCAAGATCGAGGTCAGGCGCACGGTGTGCACGCACTGCTCGGTCGGCTGCGCGGTCGATGCGATAGTGGAAAACGGCGTGTGGGTGCGGCAGGAGCCGGTGTTCGATTCGCCGATCAATCTCGGCGCGCATTGCGCCAAGGGCGCGGCGCTGCGCGAGCACGGTCACGGCGAATACCGCCTGAAATATCCGATGAAGCTGGTCAACGGCAAGTACCAGCGCATCAGCTGGGACCAGGCCCTGAATGAAATCTCCGCCAAGCTGATCGACATCAAGAAGACCAGCGGCCCCGACGCCGTGTTCTTCATCGGTTCGTCCAAGCACAACAACGAGCAGTCGGCGCTGTTGCGCAAGTTCGTTTCCTTCTACGGCACCAACAACACCGATCACCAGGCGCGCATCTGCCATTCGACGACCGTCGCGGGCGTGGCCAATACCTGGGGCTACGGCGCGATGACCAACAGCTACAACGACATGCAGAATTCGAAGGCGGCGATGTATATCGGATCCAACGCCGCCGAGGCGCATCCGGTGTCGATGCTGCACATGCTGCATGCGAAGGAAACCGGCACCAAGATGATCGTGGTCGATCCGCGCTACACCCGCACGGCGGCCAAGGCGGACCAGTACGTGCGCATCCGTTCCGGCTCCGACATCCCCTTCCTGTACGGCATGCTGTACCACATCTTCAAGAACGGCTGGGAAGACAAGCAGTACATCAACGACCGCGTCTTCGGCATGGACAAGGTCAGGGAAGAAGTGATGAAGTGGACGCCGGACAAGGTGGAAGAAGCCTGCGGCGTGCCGGAAGCGGAAGTGCTCAAGGTCACCGAAACGATGGCGAAGAACAAGCCGTCGACCGTTGTCTGGTGCATGGGCCAGACCCAGCACACGATCGGCAACGCGATGGTGCGCGCCTCCTGCATCCTGCAATTGGCACTGGGCAACGTCGGCGTCTCCGGCGGCGGCACCAACATCTTCCGCGGCCACGACAATGTGCAGGGCGCGACCGACGTCGGCCCGAATCCGGATTCGCTGCCCGGCTACTACGGACTCGCCACCGGCTCGTGGAAGCACTGGGCGGCGGTATGGGGCGTGGATTACGAATGGATCAAGAAGCAGTACGTGTCGCAGGCGATGATGGAAAAGTCCGGCACCACGGTGTCGCGCTGGGTCGATGCGGTGCTGGAGAAGAACGATCTGATCGACCAGGACAGCAACGTCAAGGGCGTGCTGTTCTGGGGCCATGCGCCGAACTCGCAGACGCGCGGCCTCGACATGAAGAAGGCGATGGACAAGCTCGACCTGCTGGTGGTGATCGATCCGTATCCGTCGGCGACGGCGGCAATGGCGGCGATGAAGGTGGATAACCAGGAATTGAATCCGAACCGCGCGGTGTATCTGCTGCCGGCGGCGACCCAGTTCGAGACTTCCGGCTCGGTGACGGCGTCGAACCGCTCGCTGCAATGGCGTGAAAAAGTCATTGAACCGCTGTTCGAATCGCGCACCGACCAGATGATCATGTACCAGTTCGCCGAGAAGCTCGGCTTCGGCAAGGAACTGGTGGCGAAGATCAAGCTGGTGCCGGGCAAGGGCGGCATGATGGAGCCGGAACCGGAAGACATGCTGCGCGAGATCAATCGCGGCAGCTGGACCATCGGCTACACCGGCCAGTCGCCGGAACGCCTGAAGGCGCACATGAAGAACATGCAGATGTTCGATGTGAAGACGCTGCGCTGCAAGAGCGGCAAGGATGCGGAGACCGGCTACGACCTGACCGGCGATTACTTCGGCCTGCCGTGGCCGTGCTACGGCACGCCGGAACTGAAGCACCCCGGTACGCACGTTCTGTACAACACGCACCAGCACGTGATGGATGGCGGCGGCAACTTCCGCGCCAACTTCGGCGTCGAGCGGGATGGCGTCAATCTGCTGGCGGAAGACGGCTCGCATTCGCTGGGCTCGGACATCACGACCGGCTACCCGGAATTCGACCACATCCTCCTGAAGAAACTCGGCTGGTGGAACGACCTGACCGATGCGGAAAAGAAGGCGGCCGAAGGCAAGAACTGGAAGACCGATCTGTCGGGCGGCATCCAGCGCGTGTGCCTGAAGGTGCATGGCGTGCATCCGTTCGGCAATGCGAAGGCGCGCGCCCTGGTGTGGAACTTCCCCGACCCGGTGCCGCTGCATCGCGAGCCGCTGTACGGCACGCGGCCCGACCTGGTGGCGAAGTATCCGACGCACGATGACAAGACGGCCTTCTGGCGCCTGCCGACCTTGTACAAGTCGGTGCAGCAGAAGAATGTCGAAGCCAAGCTGTACGAGAAATTCCCGATCATCCTGACCTCGGGCCGGCTGGTCGAGTACGAGGGCGGCGGCGAAGAGACGCGTTCCAATCCCTGGCTGGCCGAGCTGCAGCAGGATAACTTCGTCGAGATCAATCCGAAGGCGGCATCGGACCGCGGCATTCGCGACGGCGAGTACGTCATCGTCTCGACACCGACCGGCGCGCGCCTGAAGGTGAAGGCGCTGGTGACGCCGCGCGTCGGCCCCGACACCGCGTTCATTCCCTTCCATTTCTCCGGCTGGTGGCAGGGCAAGGACATGCTGGAGAGCTACCCGGCAGGCGCGTATCCGATCGTGCGCGGCGAAGCGGTCAACACCGCCACCACCTACGGCTACGACTCGGTGACGATGATGCAGGAAACGAAAACGACGATCTGCAATATCGAACGCTTCACGGCTTGA
- a CDS encoding formate dehydrogenase subunit gamma, which produces MKNRFASLVLGIAVMALSAGSVMAQDNTAKPAPAAQAAPSTQPAQPAPAAAPNVESDDIRYLQQNQAERARDQPGNNAPVWRTVVEGTKNYSSLPYPEAGVLIQPRQQFPGQARATTAGEAWRQYRNGPLTQISGWVLLVAAAAFFGAYLIFGPIKLKAPKTGRLIERFTPFERIAHWSTAISFTVLALTGIIMLFGKYVLMPVFGHTLFGWLAYGSKTIHNFVGPIFTVSVIVVFLLFVKDNLPRAVDVKWLARLGGAIGKGHVNAGRFNGGEKLWFWGGVVVLSLIVSISGFVLDMLVPGIEYTRGNMQVANVIHIIATVLIMAVSLGHIYMGTIGMEGAYGAMRTGYVDDTWAREHHDLWYEEVQSGKVPRVRSQEGDRKMVDLKEKGA; this is translated from the coding sequence ATGAAGAATCGGTTTGCCAGCCTGGTACTCGGCATTGCAGTCATGGCGCTGTCTGCCGGCTCCGTCATGGCGCAGGACAACACGGCGAAGCCGGCACCAGCGGCACAAGCGGCGCCATCGACGCAACCCGCACAGCCCGCGCCGGCCGCCGCGCCCAACGTCGAATCGGACGATATCCGCTACCTCCAGCAGAACCAGGCCGAACGCGCGCGCGACCAACCCGGCAACAATGCGCCCGTATGGCGCACCGTGGTGGAAGGCACGAAAAACTATTCCAGCCTGCCCTATCCCGAAGCGGGCGTGCTGATCCAGCCCAGGCAGCAATTCCCCGGGCAGGCGCGCGCGACGACCGCCGGCGAGGCATGGCGCCAGTATCGCAACGGCCCGCTGACGCAGATCAGCGGCTGGGTGCTGCTGGTGGCGGCGGCAGCTTTCTTCGGCGCGTATCTGATCTTCGGCCCGATCAAACTGAAGGCCCCGAAAACCGGCCGCCTGATCGAACGCTTCACGCCCTTCGAACGCATCGCGCACTGGTCGACGGCGATCAGCTTCACCGTGCTGGCGCTGACCGGCATCATCATGCTGTTCGGCAAGTACGTGCTCATGCCGGTGTTCGGCCACACATTGTTCGGCTGGCTGGCCTACGGGTCCAAAACCATCCACAACTTCGTCGGACCGATCTTCACCGTCTCCGTGATCGTGGTCTTCCTGCTGTTCGTGAAGGACAACCTGCCGCGCGCCGTCGATGTCAAATGGCTGGCCCGACTGGGCGGCGCGATCGGCAAGGGCCATGTCAACGCCGGGCGCTTCAATGGCGGTGAAAAGCTGTGGTTCTGGGGCGGCGTGGTCGTCCTCAGCCTGATCGTCAGCATCTCCGGTTTCGTGCTCGACATGCTGGTGCCGGGCATCGAATACACACGCGGCAACATGCAAGTGGCCAACGTGATCCATATCATCGCCACCGTGCTGATCATGGCCGTATCGCTCGGCCATATCTACATGGGCACGATCGGCATGGAAGGCGCGTACGGCGCGATGCGCACCGGCTACGTGGACGATACCTGGGCCAGGGAACACCATGACCTGTGGTACGAAGAGGTACAGAGCGGCAAGGTGCCGCGCGTGCGGTCGCAGGAAGGCGACCGCAAGATGGTCGATCTGAAGGAGAAAGGCGCATGA
- a CDS encoding ABC transporter permease, producing the protein MHLLQAIRDAFLLLLSGDPSLWQIIWVSLKTSFVALILATPPAVVAGYLIATHSFSGRRILIWLTQASLSLPTVLIGLLLYLVLSRQGPLGGLHWLFSQSGIIAGQILIVLPVLTAFALAAVQAADLRLAETAITLGASRWRVMRTVLHEVRFGVMAAVISGFGRVISEVGCAIMVGGNIAGETRTMTTAIALQTSKGEFAQGIALGIVLVAIALLINAMLVMVQGDPRAARGIS; encoded by the coding sequence ATGCACCTGCTCCAGGCCATTCGAGATGCGTTCCTTCTGCTCTTGTCGGGCGATCCTTCGCTATGGCAAATCATCTGGGTGTCACTCAAGACTTCCTTCGTTGCGCTGATCCTCGCCACACCGCCCGCCGTCGTCGCCGGCTACCTGATCGCGACCCATTCCTTTTCCGGCAGACGCATTCTCATCTGGCTGACCCAGGCCTCGCTGTCGCTGCCGACGGTGCTGATCGGCCTGCTGCTGTATCTCGTGCTGTCGCGGCAGGGGCCGCTGGGCGGGCTGCATTGGCTGTTTTCGCAATCGGGCATCATCGCCGGACAGATACTGATCGTGCTGCCGGTCCTGACCGCGTTTGCATTGGCGGCGGTGCAGGCAGCCGATCTGCGGCTCGCCGAAACGGCGATCACGCTCGGCGCATCACGCTGGCGCGTGATGCGCACCGTGCTGCATGAAGTGCGCTTCGGCGTGATGGCGGCGGTGATCAGCGGCTTCGGCCGCGTCATTTCCGAAGTGGGATGCGCCATCATGGTCGGCGGAAATATCGCCGGCGAGACACGCACCATGACGACGGCGATCGCCTTGCAGACCAGCAAGGGAGAATTCGCGCAGGGCATTGCCTTGGGCATCGTGCTGGTCGCCATCGCGCTCCTGATCAATGCGATGCTGGTGATGGTGCAAGGCGATCCGCGCGCGGCGAGGGGCATCTCGTGA
- a CDS encoding formate dehydrogenase accessory sulfurtransferase FdhD, translating into MPRRPQLSNTTIHLTQQVEVMDERGRLSIISIPAERPLTVYVDKRELVTLMTLGGAPEALTLGYLRNQRLVRSVEDIHSIHVDWDVEAVAVRTHGGIANIEERTAKKVVTTGCGQGSVFGSLMDEIENIVLPSDARLRQSTVYKIVDTIRTQQSIYKQAGSVHGCALFSADGEMLYFVEDVGRHNAVDSIAGKMWLDDIAGEDKVFYTTGRLTSEMVIKGAQMGIPFLLSRSGTTQMGHMVADKLGMSLFARCTGKHFLLLTGKERLVLETELVDMLKIA; encoded by the coding sequence ATGCCACGCCGCCCTCAGCTCTCCAACACGACGATTCACTTGACGCAACAGGTCGAGGTGATGGACGAACGCGGCAGGCTCTCGATCATTTCCATCCCCGCTGAACGGCCGCTGACGGTCTATGTCGACAAGCGCGAACTGGTGACGCTGATGACGCTGGGCGGCGCGCCCGAGGCGCTGACGCTCGGCTACCTGCGCAATCAGCGACTGGTGCGCTCGGTCGAGGACATCCATTCCATTCATGTCGACTGGGACGTCGAGGCGGTCGCGGTCAGGACGCATGGCGGCATCGCGAACATCGAGGAGCGCACCGCCAAAAAGGTGGTGACGACCGGCTGCGGCCAGGGCTCGGTGTTCGGCAGCCTGATGGATGAGATCGAGAACATCGTGCTGCCGTCCGATGCGCGCCTGAGGCAATCGACGGTGTACAAGATCGTCGACACCATTCGCACCCAGCAGTCGATCTACAAGCAGGCCGGCTCGGTGCACGGCTGCGCGCTGTTTTCGGCGGACGGCGAAATGCTGTATTTCGTCGAGGACGTGGGCCGCCACAACGCGGTCGATTCCATCGCCGGCAAGATGTGGCTGGACGATATCGCCGGCGAGGACAAGGTGTTCTACACCACCGGCCGCCTGACTTCGGAAATGGTGATCAAGGGCGCGCAGATGGGCATCCCGTTTCTCCTGTCGCGCTCCGGCACCACGCAGATGGGGCACATGGTCGCCGACAAGCTCGGCATGTCGCTGTTCGCCCGCTGCACGGGCAAGCATTTTCTTTTATTGACGGGCAAGGAGCGGCTCGTGCTGGAGACAGAGCTGGTGGACATGTTGAAGATCGCCTGA
- the fdh3B gene encoding formate dehydrogenase FDH3 subunit beta, producing MARMKFICDAERCIECNSCVTACKNENEVPWGVNRRRVVTVNDGVVGQEKSISVACMHCSDAPCMAVCPVDCFYRSDEGVVLHNKDTCIGCGYCSYACPFGAPQFPSNGQFGLRGKMDKCTFCAGGPEESGSKAEFEKYGRNRLAEGKLPACAEMCSTKALLGGDGDTIADILRTRVLRRGKGSEVWGWGTAYGKSHNPDATAPNKPNGTNQTTGTIGTKS from the coding sequence ATGGCACGAATGAAATTCATCTGCGACGCGGAGCGCTGCATCGAATGCAACAGCTGCGTGACCGCGTGCAAGAACGAGAATGAAGTCCCGTGGGGCGTGAACCGCCGTCGCGTGGTCACGGTCAACGATGGCGTGGTCGGGCAGGAAAAATCGATCTCGGTCGCCTGCATGCATTGCTCGGACGCGCCGTGCATGGCGGTGTGTCCGGTCGACTGCTTCTACCGCAGCGACGAAGGCGTGGTGCTGCACAACAAGGACACCTGCATCGGCTGCGGCTACTGTTCGTATGCCTGCCCGTTCGGCGCACCGCAATTCCCGTCCAACGGTCAGTTCGGCCTGCGCGGCAAGATGGACAAATGCACCTTCTGCGCCGGCGGCCCGGAAGAAAGCGGCTCGAAGGCGGAGTTCGAAAAATACGGACGCAACCGCCTGGCCGAAGGCAAGCTGCCGGCCTGCGCGGAAATGTGTTCGACCAAGGCGCTCCTGGGCGGCGACGGCGACACCATTGCCGATATCTTGCGCACGCGCGTTTTGCGACGCGGCAAGGGCAGCGAGGTGTGGGGCTGGGGCACCGCCTACGGCAAGTCGCACAATCCGGACGCCACGGCACCCAACAAGCCTAACGGAACGAACCAGACAACCGGGACGATCGGGACAAAATCATGA
- a CDS encoding energy-coupling factor ABC transporter ATP-binding protein, with the protein MTTTTPLLTLRHLRKSYGERPLFDIEALTICAASAYVLTGLNGAGKSTLLRILAGLETAEVEAAHFLDQPVRLTPYPRAMREAVVYVHQHPIMFSTSVADNIAYGLSARGMTKAEIVRRTEGAMEWAGVTHLRDSRPLTLSGGEKQRVALARAKVLEPKLLLLDEPTSSLDGEAREQVIGLIPTLLESGSSIIMACHDRDLIALPGVQRLKLRDGRLQARQNRMRLA; encoded by the coding sequence GTGACGACAACGACGCCGCTGCTGACCCTGCGCCACCTGCGCAAAAGCTACGGCGAACGGCCGCTGTTCGACATCGAGGCGCTCACCATCTGCGCAGCCAGCGCATACGTATTGACCGGCCTGAACGGCGCCGGAAAGAGCACGCTGCTGCGCATACTCGCCGGGCTGGAAACGGCCGAGGTCGAGGCGGCGCATTTCCTCGACCAGCCGGTGCGGCTGACGCCCTATCCGCGCGCGATGCGCGAAGCGGTGGTGTATGTGCACCAGCATCCGATCATGTTCTCGACCAGCGTGGCGGACAACATTGCATACGGCTTGAGCGCGCGCGGGATGACGAAGGCGGAGATCGTGCGCCGCACGGAAGGAGCGATGGAATGGGCCGGCGTGACGCACCTGCGCGACAGCAGGCCCCTGACCCTGTCGGGCGGCGAAAAGCAGCGCGTCGCGCTGGCGCGCGCGAAGGTGCTGGAGCCGAAGCTGCTGCTGCTGGACGAGCCGACCTCCAGCCTCGACGGCGAGGCGCGCGAACAGGTGATCGGCCTGATCCCGACCCTGCTCGAATCGGGCAGCAGCATCATCATGGCCTGTCATGACCGCGACCTGATCGCGCTGCCCGGCGTGCAGCGGCTGAAGCTGCGCGACGGACGCCTGCAGGCGCGCCAGAACCGGATGCGCCTGGCCTGA
- a CDS encoding methyl-accepting chemotaxis protein translates to MKFSNLRIGQRLSIGFGLVILLMLAVTAIGVTQISKINGDIEDMVRDFYPKTVMVNTIKGALNDTSRSMRNVLFVNTAAEVDAELAAIEKSGKLVADTFTRFEKTERSAEENLLIKNVIEAREKYTPMLASYLKLIRDGQTEQARDLALPEITPVQQKYFDALDKLIEFEGGLMEKAGKQAESVAGNARLLMLALASIAGVLAVLVGLLVTRSIARPLTSAVGIAKRVAGGDLTARVEVTSQDETGQLLQALKDMNDSLEETVSQVRAGTDTITQASQEIAAGNANLSSRTETQASALQETASSMEQLTSTVRQNAENAQQANQLVIKASDHATRGGAVVGQVVDTMGSIKESSRRIVDIIGVIDGIAFQTNILALNAAVEAARAGEQGRGFAVVAAEVRSLAQRSAGAAKEIKTLINDSVEKVDAGGKLVDEAGKTMGEIVTSVTHVADIMREITAAGEEQSTGIEEINHAITKMDEMTQQNAALVEQAAAAADSMRVQAGSLAQSVAVFKLKHGAVPAVITPRPVAVSAAPAAKRAAPPKSTTPAVADRKSTAIARDGGDWEEF, encoded by the coding sequence ATGAAGTTCAGCAATTTGAGAATCGGTCAGCGTCTGTCCATCGGGTTCGGTCTGGTAATCCTGCTGATGCTGGCGGTAACCGCCATCGGCGTCACGCAGATCAGCAAGATCAACGGCGACATCGAGGACATGGTGCGCGACTTCTATCCCAAGACCGTGATGGTCAACACCATCAAGGGTGCGCTGAACGATACCTCGCGCAGCATGCGCAACGTGCTGTTCGTCAATACCGCGGCTGAAGTCGATGCCGAACTGGCCGCGATCGAGAAATCCGGCAAACTCGTCGCCGATACCTTCACCCGCTTTGAAAAAACCGAGCGTTCCGCAGAAGAAAACCTGCTGATCAAGAACGTCATCGAGGCGCGCGAGAAATACACGCCGATGCTGGCGAGTTACCTGAAACTGATCAGGGACGGCCAGACCGAGCAGGCGCGCGACCTCGCGCTGCCGGAGATCACGCCGGTCCAGCAGAAGTATTTCGATGCGCTCGACAAGCTGATCGAGTTCGAGGGCGGCTTGATGGAAAAGGCCGGCAAGCAGGCCGAATCGGTCGCGGGCAATGCACGTCTGCTGATGCTTGCGCTGGCATCGATCGCCGGCGTGCTGGCGGTGCTGGTCGGCCTGCTGGTCACGCGCAGCATCGCGCGGCCACTGACCTCTGCGGTCGGCATCGCCAAGCGTGTCGCCGGCGGCGACCTGACCGCTCGCGTCGAAGTCACCTCGCAGGATGAAACCGGCCAGCTGCTGCAGGCGCTCAAGGACATGAACGACAGCCTGGAAGAAACCGTCAGCCAGGTGCGCGCCGGCACCGACACCATCACCCAGGCATCGCAGGAAATCGCCGCCGGCAATGCCAACCTGTCGTCGCGCACCGAGACGCAGGCCAGCGCGCTGCAGGAAACCGCATCCTCGATGGAACAGCTGACCAGCACCGTGCGGCAGAACGCGGAAAACGCGCAGCAAGCCAACCAGCTCGTGATCAAGGCCTCCGATCACGCGACCAGGGGCGGCGCAGTCGTCGGCCAGGTGGTCGATACGATGGGTTCGATCAAGGAAAGCTCGCGCCGCATCGTCGACATCATCGGCGTGATCGACGGCATCGCATTCCAGACCAACATCCTCGCGCTGAATGCGGCAGTCGAAGCGGCCCGCGCCGGCGAACAGGGGCGCGGCTTTGCCGTCGTCGCGGCGGAAGTGCGCAGCCTCGCGCAGCGCTCCGCCGGTGCTGCCAAGGAAATCAAGACGTTGATCAACGATTCCGTGGAAAAGGTCGATGCCGGCGGCAAGCTGGTCGATGAAGCCGGCAAGACCATGGGCGAGATCGTCACCTCGGTCACGCACGTGGCCGACATCATGCGCGAGATCACGGCCGCCGGCGAGGAACAAAGCACAGGCATCGAGGAAATCAATCACGCCATCACCAAGATGGATGAAATGACGCAGCAGAACGCGGCGCTGGTCGAACAGGCGGCGGCAGCAGCCGACAGCATGCGCGTCCAGGCCGGCAGCCTCGCGCAGTCGGTGGCGGTGTTCAAGTTGAAGCACGGGGCCGTGCCGGCCGTCATCACGCCCCGCCCTGTTGCGGTATCGGCTGCGCCAGCAGCCAAGCGCGCTGCGCCACCGAAATCCACCACGCCCGCCGTGGCCGACCGCAAGTCGACCGCCATCGCAAGGGATGGCGGCGACTGGGAAGAGTTCTGA